The Lycium barbarum isolate Lr01 chromosome 11, ASM1917538v2, whole genome shotgun sequence genome contains the following window.
CTTACCCTCCGGGGCGACTTGAACCTTCAACCTATCAGTTTATGGAGGAGATGTTCAACCACTAAAGCTAGCTTCACTTGTCGACTATATTTGACCATATTAGACCACAAgttctacaatttttttttaaaatttcatgGCCAGTCAAAATACATGATAAATTAGGACGAagggagtatatatatatatatatatatatatatagcagggAGAGGGAGACCCATAGCGACGTACCTCAGTTTCAAGTCGAAAATTTTCAACGATCGCACTGTCATTTTTAGACTTCAACTTGGAATATTCCTCTTCCAGTTTCTTGTTCTTGCATCTAGCCCTCCTATTCTGGAACCAAACAGAAACTTGTTGACGATCAAGGCCAAGCTCAGAAGCAAGCCTATCTTTTCTCTCAGTCTCCAGTTTGGGCTCGTCCACAAAGCTCCGTTCAAGAAGATTAACTTGTTCTTCACTAAGCTTCCTCTTCCTCAATACTCCATTATTAGCATTGCTGCTCCCTTCACCTTTGTTCTTTTTTCGTCTCTGGCGCGGTTTCTCCTCGCCTAAAAGGCATGTAAAAAAGTATCTGGCTCAGAGGCGGACCCAGAATTTGAAGTTTATCGTGAGCTTTTAAACGACCTCAAGtcaatatacatataacataataATTGAGTTTACAATCAACTAGATATTTAGTGAATTTCTTAATACATATATATGTCAGATCTGAGTAAAAGCTATTGGTTCCCATGAACGCGTACATTATACTCTAGATCCACCGCTGATCATACTTAATGTTTATCCCGAGATTTATCTGTAATTACTACTAAATAAGAAACCTGATCGCGTAATTATCTTTTTATATTATTAGTGTGTAGAACTTAaattataaataattaaaagtatGTTGCTATTAGTTGCTCAAACTTTTAAATAAGATAGTCACACGTGATATGTGCACAAACAATAATCTTGGGTTTAAATCTTGTTGCATCCAcctaagaagaaaaaaaaaagaagcatttTCATGTTTGTTTGAACTATTATAGAAAACCAAGTTTACCCGCAAAGAATAATAagataattaaataataaaaatatactCTCACAAGATTCAACATAAACTACAAGAACTTTGTGGCTTTGAGACTTGGTACACTATACAAGGACAAAAATTGGTGTGCTAACCTTGTTGGGATAAGAGTTGGGTGTTAATATCAGGATAGTACTGAGAGATCACTACCATTTTATCATCAACCTGGTGAGTCATGCTGTTTGACataatatcctttttttttctttctttttttctaggTGGCTCTCTTGTTATAGCTATTGCTTGCTCAAGTTGAAATGAAAGTGGATAGATAGTGAAGCAAAGGGAGGAAGTGTATGTAGACTTATAAGAAGGAAGTGCCTATTTTTAAGACTTGGGATATTACTTGGTGTGACTATTTATAAAGCTAGCCCACTCGAATATACCTCCCTTCTCTTTACAATATTCAGATTCCATGTGCAATTGTTTGGAATTTACACCGGAAGGATAATTTTTGTTTAATTAGCTATAGTGAATACAATAGTCATATAATCGAACTCGATTTGTTTGAGATTCAGGCGGAGTTGGTACTTGTTTATTGGGGGTCGAGCTAGCGCTTCAATTACGGGTTCGATCTGGTCCAAACCTTGTATTTGTTgtaaaaaattaatgaaaatgTACCAATTATTAACTTAGAATCCAATATGTTTAACGGACTATAATTTCTGaattcataaatttcaaatccTGATTCTACTTCCGTTGATTATTTGGTGAGGGAATGGAAAATGGATAGGAAAAATTCAGGGCAGGGCTTCTTTGTCCGATTTAATAAAACGTGAACCTATTTAATTAGGAATTAGTGATCCTATTTCAGATTAGTTTAATTTATGTATATTAACATTCACTAGTGTCCATTTAGTCTTTATTTTTGTTTCAAAAAGAGTACGTAGTGTCCACTTAATCTTTATTTtttggttcaaaaagagtgttcacttactaaattaagaaataattaaccttatttttccagATTTGCCTTATTAGGTGTTAAGTGACCAAATCGCaatatctatttaattagggatagtttagtcaaattacatatttttacCTACAAGTTAGTATTTTCTAAGGGTCGTGAAAATGGCTAAACAGACACTCTTTTTTAAACCAGAGGGAATAACATTTAGAAATTACTAATTATAAGTAACGTTTCatagtaagtatatatataaataacctACTAAGTGACTTGTTATATTGtaatgtaataaataaaattatactccctccgcaatttatgtgaacccatttgattgagcacgacatttaagaaagagtgaagacttttaaaacttatggttcaaaataagtcttgaatatttgtgtggctataaatcatttcataaggtgattttattttcaaattaagaaagaggtcattcattttgacacgaattaaaaaggaaataagttcacataaattgaaagagAGGGAGTACTTACTAGAGTAAAAACCATTTAAACTTTATTAAAAGTGGGCACAATTAGTTGATCAGCATGACATACGGAGTCTTACCTAAGCAATTACATCATGTATACGATGATACAATTGTAGTAGTACTACTATATAGGAGATCTCTGCTGACCGTTGGACAGATCATCAGCCAATGTGTTTGACCgtgcataaaatttaaaaaagaataaAAGAGTTTTTACTTATATAGTATAGTAATATATTGAACTTATTCCATTTTTATGAATAAAAGTTTTGATGAATTcaagtttaaattttttattgttgaacttagttattatatttattaaaattttaataatttatatatttttctgCTTAAGGTCCAAAATGTTGGGTGTGTAGGAATAAGTACTTTCTCcccccgtctcaatttatgtgatataatttgactagacacggaatttaagaaaaaagaaagacttttaaaatttgtagTCTAAACAagttatagatatttgtgtggttgtgaATCGTTTCATTAAGTATAAAAAGGAAAGTTGCAAATTaagttatttctaaatatagaaatgtatcattttttttgacaaactaaaaaaaaaaatatatcacataaatcGGGACAGAAGGAATAtattgagcctgtttggatgggcttatgcctataagctgattgcagcttataagctaaaaaaaataagttagggtagtctaacttttttttttttggcttataagttgttaaacaacttataagctgctttagataagctaagtcaaatgggcccaattatttttttgagtttattttaagcacaaaatgactttaagctagtcagtcaaacactcaaaaaagctaaaaacagcttataagcaacttataagtcaatccaaaccggCTCATTATTTATCCGCCAGTGTGTTGGAatgaacaaaaaataataattaataggACGTTACTTTCCACATAGGTTATTTTGTCACCTTATGCGGACTTCGCATGGGATGGCAAAGTTATGACTGTACAAAGGAGAGAAATTTGTTTTCAGAACCAAATATATGAAAAAGATGGCACCAAAggcaaaatataaaataaataaaaaataaaaaaactcctTAAGAGGTTTTTGGCACTatcactttctttcttgtgatACAAGAAAGATCATCATATAAAATAGACgagataaaaagaaaaatactatCACTTTCTTTGTTGTGACAGGACAATAGAAAGATCTTCATATAAAATAGACGGTCAATTTACTAAATTAAAGAATGATAATATTAGTACTATTTTAAGCAAAATGACTAAAATGGGTTCTGATATTTGGGAGGTAATATTGAAATGGTCAATTAAATATATTTATGAGCAATTTTATATTTTTAAGTTTAGCAAAATGAGCGTTTTTGGTCTCGATATATCAAATATTTAACAAATTGATTTTTTTATGTATTTAATAgggtgtcaaaaaaaaaaaaagatttaatgtAAAATTATATTTGGAGATGTAGCATTTTGCATTTTATTTTTGGTCTAGTTCTGAAATTTGGTGTAGCTTTTTGAGGCACGGTTTCTATTATTCCCTCTGAcccattttaagtgtcttacttttctttttgatCTGTTCTAAAAATAGTGTCTCTTGcaatatttagtaagttgataattcaaacatcctacgtgacaagtttataaccacatgtgtatgaccaatttgcaggattgcccttcgctagaggtggtctttaatttttacccctcaaaatggtggtctttaaattctgccttaaggcccaaaTAGGCAGAATTTTGCAATTTCTGCCTTgcgaaaattctgccttgcgattttttttactgagctggggttcgaacctacAACCTCAAGATGTTAGGCGAGGAGCAAAGCTTaattaaaaaccaccaatttgaagggcaaaaattaaagaccaccccaaatgaagggcaatccgcgcaaaaaaaaaagcatgtgtaacacctcagacccttaacttaagctttgaccatgattttaGACTTGGAAAATCAGATAGAGAATGTTAGGGTTGGAATTTTGATATAGTTCAAAAAAGGGGAGGGGGGGCATAActtgagatacggaccgtaactcggtCCATAATTATTGATTTGGTCACTGGTTTTGGACATGGAAAATTACGGTTTGAATTACGGACCATAATTcgaattacggaccgtaattttATTAAAGAGGTGTCTAGTTGGGCATTCTGTTTTGAGACATCAAAAATTACTGTACAAGAATTACTGACCGTAATTTGAATTACTGACTGTAATTCAGTCCGTAAAACTCAATACTAGAACCTATAAGTACCTGGTTTCagatctaatttttatttttacaagtccctaaaccctagaacgacctgctcTTCTCCTCCACcaccaagaacactaaggtaagtcCGTTCTAATCatcccaagtgaattctaacatatgTTCGTGAATATTAAGCATGAATTCAatgttcctaacctagggttttcaagaaaacccatctaaggGTTCAAGACTTAGACTTTGGGGATTCTTCTCAATTTCAGACTAGTATTTACAAATTTTGGAGCATATACAGGTATgcgaggctaactatctacgttagggatattcatgattctccctacgcctcattcttcatacttatcagtaagttgacttataatacagtttagccatagtttcttgaatagttgtagaactgctatctcctagggttatagtttcataattcgttcatgatTATCGTTTTGAACATCGTGAACTTagtacgtaatcattatagacttgtaCATTAACATCACATAAGTCTCAGCCAGAGCGTAATCAGTTGTTGGCTTAAAGTTCCATAATCAGAAAACAGTTATCAGTCTATTAGTTATAGCTCAGTCTCAGTATCTTATTTtgcttaatgttgaacacctgtatctgtatttttgggctcTATGCCACAATTTATGCATACGTACTGCTTGGGCttgaggccacagttttgtgcacattatttgggccctaggccacagtttatatttacagttatacaggtgattcttcattcagaacagcGAGTACTTCAAATTCTTACTTTCCTATTTAGTTCAGttttacagttatcagtttcagtttcagattcagtacttatatttctttctttcagttactttacataccaatacaattcaaatgtgccgatgtcccttttatttcttgggggcctgcatcaCGCGATGCAAGCAATGATATataggttgacgatccagctaacTAGGACTGCTcgtatcagctgattggtgagccccagttccttcGGGGCGTTATCCTGCTTTTAATCTTTCTTGTTTTAGACAATTATCTTTTCAGTATTCGTAGAGGCTTTATAGACATACTTCAATCAGTTAGATATTAGCAGTCTCTTATGTATTAGCCTTGTTGGCTATTGATTAAGATGTTTCAGACTTAAACCAGTACTTCcgcatttaatatatttttagtCAGACTTTAGCAGATCAGCATGTGCTAGTCTTATTTCCTTATTAttgcatgttttgatatcacatgttgattcagctagcctatgggttcgctcggttacatacagttaggcaccgagtgtcgtgttacgctgttacaccttggaaaattccccgtcgATGCACACTGAATAGACTAATGAGGAGCATGAGTATacagtatttcaataagtaagaaatgacatttgatggccctagttaagatttcaaagacattcggagtaagaggaggaagtttgccaagagagggcaaggcatacgatgtgtatcagaaaggatttgcGAGTAACAAGTTTATGATGATTTAATAgcatcttggagaagaattataatttcCCTTACATCATTAATGAGgcgttaaacaagtatcaagaagattccgtaaggattggagatcaaaccaagTGACAAGAACAAGATTAGAGAGAAAATGGGTTCCatggctgattatacggtccgtataatgttatacagtccgtataatggtccgtagaattgTCACAttgaagtccctcactggtgagattatacggtcacttatacgtatcgtataaagttatacgacccatataatgtaccgtataatggtcacaaaggcgagatgttgaagaggtgattttacggtcacttatacagaccgtataaagttatacgacccGTAGGCACAGAATCTAGTGGTTAaaggggcgatttcacggtcacttatacggaccgtataagtatatacggaccgtataagtgtccgtataatttctcgacagatcagattttcacgatattaaaaagggaccaagtcattatttcatttcatattttatccaacacttcaagaactctctagaaaccctctccactcttcatccataagaacacaagagaaatttatgatcaacttcatcaaactaagtgaatcaagtgtaagaaacccattaaagttcatccaaggcaaggaatccaagtgaaggtgaaactagggttttggctcaagtgaagtatttccatccaaagcttattcctacaacatctaaggtaagttttatgatttttccatgttatttaaggtattgagaggttgaaacacttggattgtagaaggagatagaaaatgggtcatgaatgtgggaatagtgtcatttgagtaatagcttgggttgagtaatgattcttgatatattatgaatataatcatgttataaatgatattgagaatatgggatagacattgtatatgagtgaaggTAATAGTGTGTCATGACCATGGATAtagatgacttgaagtgaattgaggaatatggataatgtagttaaataatgactattgttatgatatcgtgaatgttgttattgatgtttgggagttgatatatgatttggaggaagtcgtataaataaaggagatgctgtccaattttctctagctttagtcatgtatgctagctatcgatctttctaataatagtataactctaatgaaagTAGAAACgagagcattgaaggagaacgtgcaagtgatagaatggttgaacagaaaggtatgtaaggctaacccttctttcataggCATGGTTCTTTTgtcaaatatctaatcttctataagcctatgatgtcctccaaatgatgctatcttcaaaggctactaagcttatgattctcgatatgttacgattgtactaaattcctcatatgatgagtaatcctataaggataaatgtaatgaacgacgataatagtgataacgataatgatgacgacgctaatggtaatgatgacgatgataatagtgatgacactAAAGATGGTTATGGGCTTTTACATATATGTGCCTAAGTATGgatattatagaaccccgagcttatgcggccgggtagaatatatgtagatatataatgcgcgcgcaccgtgatgtgccgtgaattttagcacattttatgcctttgtaactagacatgttgcttgattttaagtgtttttacattgtttcttatgttatttttgtgttttatagggttgattaactaaggatcggaaatgagaagtaatgctgaaaaacggacaaattggagctaagcgacgctccgtaactcatgttacggaccgtaacaagatccgtaactcatgttacggtccgtacctttgaaccgtaacagggcctgaatttccagaaggctttcattgaaaccatcagtgttacggtggagtgttacggtctgtaacatgtcaccgtaacatgagctaaattgccagagagtttcaataaaaccttcagtgctacggtttagtgttacggtccgtaactcatgttacggtccgtaacacttcaccgtaacatcagccaaaattccagagagttgccaagtaattgtcaccacttacgcttccgatggacggaccgtaacacagggtacggtccgtcgcattgTGGCCGTAACAATAAGTGGTcaaaatgacgaaatgaaggacggaccgtaacctgagttacggtccgtaacgatgcggcgtaagggcatttttgtccagaaacttggcgcgatttttggctctataaatacttaatgtagggttttaaagcattattcagattttattttagaggcacaaaccctaggtttttaatcttgaagtggtaggagcatttaaggcaacaacttcactctcattccatcttgtattagtattgtaagtgtattatgttaatctttaagctttttctgtcaagaaacattatgagtagctaatttcaattctaaggttgtgaatcccatgatgggtattatgtgaatgggtttctattattgatatatgcataatggttgttgttatttattctatctttgagttgtaacgttgggtaatgattgcaagcattagccgaaaccattatattgacttttcttgggaaagagagtaaatattggtaagattgaataacaatgacttgaggcgttaacccttgtttaatagactaacttaggaataagaataagtctaaattggcatttttggtcgctcttcgattgtaactcttttatattcggaagaatcataaagaggaaatacttcttaactgttgggaaacattaagaagtctttaagagaccaagtgcatattcatagaacaaccattagaagtatatcacttagaaacctgaagcataatatctaatcaaattggggaacacaaccttagtctctctctcacattaattacgttttaagtcaaagtattcaattacattattcaacaatcaattcaaactatccggaataggattaaagcatttaaatatcggtatcgcatacgattagtactcttttctctccatattccctgtgggattcgaccccaaccttgttgggttactatatttgacaacgtccgctttacgccattaataggtgtaattttaGTGTATTACAccgctgcagttgggtatggataaccctaagccttggtagggccaggtatgtgtaaccttgagccttggtagggccaggtatatatactcaccgagcctagccatgatCGGGTACGCAAAACACCGAAccctcatggtcgggtatgctatgtaaatgctatgtatatgatatggatatgtatatgatatagatatgagtataaacacgaatataatatgaatacgactatgaatacgaaatgtaaatgagcacggatatgaatacggatacggatacggatgtatgtacacaatcccgcattagaaatggaaagtccctgttgacacccaattttgccccTTCTTTATTCCAATTCATTTTCTTGAGCTTCTAAGTTATTAATAAATCAATATCTTATTTTCACCCTTGCTTTATTATAATTTCTACTACTATATTAATATTTTTAAGTATTAATACGTCGTATATCGCTACTTACTTATTATGTATTGATCATAAGATATAACTTAGGTAATATTTTTACTCTATTATTACTTTGCTTATATTTTATGTACTAATGATAAGATTATTATATTGACGCTAAATTATgaaatttattattattgttattattattattattgttattattattattattattattattattattattattattattattattattattattactacacAATACATTTGAtctaatttagaagcccaaaatattaattcagtcCTTAATTAACCCCAAAAACCATTTGGGCTAAGGCTTAACTCGTGGAACCCGCCCACCATGCATTTAAACAGACCAGCCCACACATTTCTTAGCCCAACCGACCCGTTTCATCCCAAAAACCTACCCAGTCCAGCCCAATTAATTCCCCAAAGCCaacgacccgacccgacccactcTCTTTTAAACCTATTCGTCTTCTACaagcaaaagaaaaaggaaaacctAAAAAAAACAGAGACACAGCCGCAACTTTCtcttctctctccctctctctaccctctctctctcctctccaTTTCCAGCAAAGAACCAAAGCATCTTTAACCGTAAACAGACCTTGCATGGCTAAATAGGGAGGGATAATTAATGGGTTGTCACGGGTTCAATATTGAAGAAACGTTTTCATCCTCTTTAttgtttttttgtgttttgtttcgATCCGaagctttaatgagtttcttgtcCATGTGTAAGATAGACTCTCGCTTTTATCAGCCTTTCTGATTTCTCGAGTACAAGTTTTTAGGGGACTTTTGTCTCCATCTTCTTCGTTTCTGATTGAGGTCAGAACAAGCCCCTAACGTTCTGATTTTGAAACGAATTTGATTTCAAATCCCGCCCAAAATTCGAACCATAGAAAACCCTAGGGATTCTACTATAAATATTCGTTTCGGGTTACTTTTTGAGGGGGAGGACTGACATTTGAAAATTATTTGAGATAAACGGAATTTCTTTTCAAACAAGAGTATCCTTTTTTGCTGATATCGAGATTTTCGGTTCGAAAGACTTTTTCGAGTTCGGGTTCGTCGTGTTTGAGCGTAGATCCGAGACTCCTACACCCGTTCACTGCACCACCAAAAGGTAAAATCTGATGCCATTTCGATTTATCGTTCTGTTAAAATTATGTTAGTATAGAAAAAATCATGTTTAATATCTTGCTGTTGCCATTTGTGATTTAAAAACTTGTTTGCATTTCTTATTTCGCGTAGTAGCTATAGTTGACGAATGATAAATAGACATTAAGGTCCGCGTCTCAGGTTTTAccattttttaatatttatatatgttttaCGAAGGCTCCATAAACCAGATCATATTAACTCTGTTTTCTAGAGTTTCTGAATATAAAGTTCTTCTCCCAGTTTCATTTCAATTTGTATGAGTTTAGTCTAGTTAAACCTTAAGTCCTGAAGTCTTGTTTTTGATCCCATCCTGTCATCTTCAATTTTTTGTTCCTGTGTATTTTTGATGTCTTAAGTGCTTGGCTTTGTGTTCTGTTTCGGTTAGACTTCAGTTCAGTTAGTTGATTGAATTTTTGAGTATTTGGCTTTGCTTGGACTCTGGAATGTTTTAGTTTGGTTATGCTTTTCTTTGCCCGAAAGCAGAGAAATGGGTCACAAGGGGTTAGAATCTGTGCATTCATATTGAACTGACTCATCATATGATATAAAGCAGAAGAGGAGATCTATTATAGGAATTATTACTTTCCAAGATATCAATATTTGTTTTCTTAATGTTTGGGTCTAAATGTTGGTTTTTATTGGTTGGTAAATCACAAGTTTTTTCTCTAATTTGGAAGTCATGAGATTTTGGGGCAGAACTCTTAGGTTGCAATTAATTTTGAACCATTCTAGTGCTAATCTACCACATTCTTATTGAAGAATTAAGTTTTAAGTCTACATTGTGCTATGTGTTTTAAGGTTGGGATGTTGTCATATGACCTGCCATTAACCAAGACTAATCGGATGAAGGGATTTGATTAAGAAAAATGCACTAATTTTTTAAAGGGACTAGGATCTGACTCTGCCCTCTTTATCTAAACAAAATTCCTATTTTTATTGAAGTTTGATGCTGTCATAACTCAGTTTTTTGTTGAAAGATCAGTAGCCCTTTCTGGCTCTTCCTCATTGTTTTGCTCGAAAGAATAATAGTAGCTTAGTGTATTCCTCTAACATTATTACTGTCATTTAAATGTAAATGATAATGTGGTTATGGATTTGCTTGTACGTTTCCTTCATTATTAAACAGTAGAGCATCTCTAACtcttactttttcttttcttttcttttgcatgacacaCCGGAGTTGAAAAGTCTTACTTTAAGACTCGACGTCACCTCGCAAAGGCTTGAAATGTGCATCCACATCCTTCTTCATGCCTCTCAGTTCCTCGAAATTCATCCGAACAGGACCGAAGATTCGAGAAAGAAATGATAACATTTGGCTATACTCTTCCTTTAGTTATCTATCCATAATTATATATTTGCTAGCCTTCTAGTTGCTGCCATGGATACTGTTTTGTTAAAATTTTGTGTTTGTGATTGGCTTGAAGTTTGAAGTGTTTGAAATCGAGATCTTTGACCCAGACGACTAGGAACATATCTAGTTATTAAGTAAGTCATTTGTCATATAGGATCATCCCTTCTAGTTCACAAGTTATTTATTCATTCTATCGTGTGGATTATAATATCGGATAAAGGGTTTTTAAAATTATGTCTAATCTGGGTAAGAATGGGTAATTCTAAAATGACCTATGTTTAAGAGTTTCACTACTGTTAGCCCAGG
Protein-coding sequences here:
- the LOC132619242 gene encoding homeobox-leucine zipper protein ATHB-40-like, with product MSNSMTHQVDDKMVVISQYYPDINTQLLSQQGEEKPRQRRKKNKGEGSSNANNGVLRKRKLSEEQVNLLERSFVDEPKLETERKDRLASELGLDRQQVSVWFQNRRARCKNKKLEEEYSKLKSKNDSAIVENFRLETEVLKMKEQLSEAEKEIQRLLLERNCNNSPISTSSFSMEQPPFNLGEFGMAGGLMDNVFFAADDHTTYITLWDY